One window from the genome of Chloroflexota bacterium encodes:
- the cimA gene encoding citramalate synthase, which produces MTTKVILYDTTLRDGAQREGISFSVEDKVKIARSLDELGIHYIEGGWPGSNPKDSEFFAKARHLHLSTAKLAAFGSTRRPHIRAEDDGQLRALLAAKTPTITLVGKSWDFQARKVLSTSLEENLHMIADSIAFLKAQGREVFFDAEHFFDGYRSNQDYAVSCLLAAEKAGADCLVLCDTNGGTLSQQIAAVVAEVKKRVSVPLGIHAHNDAEVAVANTLAAVEQGVVQVQGTINGYGERCGNANLCSIIPNLKLKMGIDCISDEQLQKLTEISRYVSEVANLIHDSHLPYVGESAFAHKAGLHVDAVMKATEAYEHVPCQVVGNERRILISELAGKSNILYKVQRFGVDLTGQTAEVRDLVERIKDLESKGFRFEDAEASFELLVRRAQPDYQPPFQLLDLLVLVEQRKGSDILAEATVKIKVRDETMHTAAEGNGPVNALDRAMRKALLQSYPEVARIRLVDYKVRVLDDRQGTGATVRVSIQSTDGQETWNTVGSSTNIIEASMYALVDSLEYPLVKWGRYES; this is translated from the coding sequence ATGACGACCAAGGTAATACTCTACGATACCACTCTTCGTGATGGGGCCCAACGTGAGGGTATCTCCTTCTCGGTAGAGGATAAGGTAAAGATCGCCCGGAGCCTGGATGAATTAGGCATTCACTATATTGAGGGGGGCTGGCCCGGTTCGAATCCAAAGGATAGTGAATTCTTCGCGAAGGCCCGCCATCTGCACCTGAGTACGGCCAAGCTGGCCGCCTTCGGTAGCACGCGACGTCCTCATATAAGGGCTGAGGATGATGGGCAGCTGCGTGCCCTTCTTGCGGCGAAGACGCCAACCATCACTCTGGTCGGCAAGAGTTGGGATTTTCAGGCAAGGAAGGTACTCAGCACCAGCCTCGAAGAGAACCTCCACATGATCGCTGATTCGATCGCCTTTCTGAAGGCGCAGGGGCGGGAGGTCTTCTTCGATGCCGAGCATTTCTTCGACGGATATCGTAGTAACCAGGACTACGCTGTGAGCTGTCTCCTGGCCGCCGAAAAGGCAGGGGCAGACTGCTTGGTGCTCTGCGATACCAATGGTGGTACGCTTTCCCAGCAGATCGCTGCGGTGGTCGCTGAGGTGAAGAAAAGGGTGAGTGTGCCACTCGGCATCCATGCTCATAACGATGCTGAGGTAGCAGTCGCTAATACCCTGGCTGCGGTAGAGCAGGGGGTTGTCCAGGTGCAGGGGACGATAAATGGCTACGGTGAGCGCTGTGGCAATGCCAATCTGTGTTCTATAATCCCCAACCTGAAGCTAAAGATGGGCATTGACTGCATCAGTGATGAACAGCTGCAGAAATTGACCGAAATCTCTCGTTACGTCAGTGAGGTGGCTAATCTGATTCACGATTCTCATCTGCCCTACGTTGGGGAGAGCGCTTTTGCCCATAAGGCTGGACTGCACGTTGACGCGGTGATGAAAGCTACCGAAGCCTATGAGCATGTGCCTTGCCAGGTGGTGGGCAATGAGCGGCGTATCCTGATCTCGGAGCTGGCGGGGAAGAGCAACATACTCTATAAGGTTCAACGCTTTGGCGTCGATCTCACTGGGCAGACGGCCGAGGTGCGCGACCTGGTGGAGCGCATTAAGGATCTGGAGAGCAAGGGCTTTCGCTTTGAGGATGCGGAGGCCTCTTTTGAGCTCCTGGTGCGGCGGGCTCAGCCGGACTATCAGCCCCCCTTCCAGCTTCTCGATTTACTCGTCCTGGTGGAGCAGCGTAAAGGGAGCGATATCCTCGCTGAGGCCACGGTCAAGATTAAGGTCAGGGATGAAACGATGCACACAGCGGCCGAGGGCAATGGACCAGTGAACGCCCTTGACAGGGCAATGCGCAAAGCCTTATTGCAGAGCTATCCTGAGGTTGCCCGCATCCGTCTGGTAGATTACAAGGTGAGGGTTCTGGACGATAGGCAAGGCACCGGAGCCACCGTGCGGGTATCCATCCAATCCACTGATGGACAGGAAACGTGGAACACGGTGGGCAGCTCGACCAATATCATTGAGGCGAGTATGTATGCCTTGGTTGATAGTTTGGAGTACCCTTTGGTAAAATGGGGTCGCTATGAATCTTGA
- the pheA gene encoding prephenate dehydratase: MNLDELRQRIDDIDQQIVALLNARAELSLQIGAVKSDNEVNIYVPERERRVYDNVFQANQGPLSKEAIREIYGSILSASRALQRPLRVAYLGPAATFTHEAAKRRFGTAVEFLPARSIAEVFSETEKGESDYGVVPVENSIEGVVTHTLDMFVDSELKICAEVLLAVSHHLLGKGCLADIRKVCSHPQAIAQSRGWLQEHLPSVELVEVASTARAAEMAVLDPTIAAIGTESAADLYGLNILESHIEDSASNITRFLVIGRQMSQRSGDDRTAIMFSIRDRVGALHDTLEIFLKYGINLTKIESRPSKRKLWDYIFFVDLVGHPDDEHVAAALNELSRECVFVKVLGAWPQE; encoded by the coding sequence ATGAATCTTGATGAGCTTCGCCAAAGGATAGATGACATTGATCAGCAAATTGTGGCCTTGCTGAACGCCCGGGCGGAGTTGTCTCTCCAGATCGGGGCTGTCAAATCGGACAATGAGGTCAACATCTATGTTCCGGAGCGGGAGAGGCGGGTCTATGATAACGTCTTCCAGGCTAATCAAGGCCCACTCAGCAAGGAAGCCATCAGGGAGATTTATGGCTCGATCCTCTCCGCTTCTCGTGCTCTCCAGCGCCCGTTGCGTGTGGCTTATCTTGGTCCGGCGGCCACTTTCACGCATGAAGCGGCTAAGCGTCGCTTTGGCACAGCTGTTGAGTTCCTGCCAGCCAGGAGCATCGCCGAGGTCTTCTCAGAGACGGAAAAAGGTGAATCTGATTACGGCGTAGTGCCGGTAGAGAACTCCATTGAGGGGGTAGTGACACACACTCTGGATATGTTCGTTGACTCAGAGCTGAAGATCTGTGCGGAGGTGTTGCTTGCTGTCTCTCACCATCTCCTTGGCAAAGGCTGCTTGGCCGATATTCGGAAGGTTTGTTCCCATCCCCAGGCCATCGCTCAATCGAGGGGTTGGTTACAGGAGCATCTGCCCTCGGTGGAATTGGTAGAGGTGGCCAGCACGGCTAGGGCGGCAGAGATGGCCGTTCTCGATCCTACCATTGCTGCTATCGGCACCGAGTCGGCCGCGGATCTCTATGGATTAAATATCCTTGAGAGCCATATTGAGGATAGCGCCTCCAATATCACTCGTTTCTTGGTTATCGGACGGCAGATGAGCCAGCGTAGTGGCGATGACAGGACGGCCATCATGTTTTCCATCAGGGATAGAGTGGGAGCCCTCCACGACACCCTGGAGATATTCTTGAAGTATGGCATAAACCTGACCAAGATCGAATCTCGCCCCTCCAAGCGCAAGCTGTGGGACTACATCTTCTTTGTTGATCTAGTTGGCCACCCTGATGATGAGCATGTGGCCGCAGCCTTGAACGAACTCAGTCGTGAATGTGTCTTCGTTAAGGTCTTGGGCGCCTGGCCCCAGGAGTAG